Genomic window (Wenzhouxiangella marina):
AGCAAGCGATCATCTCCAGCGGCCCCGAACAATCGATCATTTCCTTCACCGCCTTCAAGAAGGTCATCACCAGGACCGCCATCCAGCATATCGTTCCCGGCACCGCCCGAGGCGGTATCCGCGCCGCCTTTCCCTATGAATACGTCATCACCCGCCAGAAGCTCTGCTTGATCGATACCCGGACCACCCTCGTACCAGTCATTGAACTCGGTGACTTCATTGCTGCCAGCAGGGCGGGTCTGCGCCATCGCGGCTACAGCAACAAGGGAAGACACCACGATCAAGACAAGCCCGCGGCTGACCATGATTCGATCATTCATCGAAATACTCCAAGCGGAATTCGTCAGTACCCATTGCAGGAATCCAACGCCGAGAGCGAGCATACCAGACTACCCCCAAGGCCTTCAGCGACGAAAAGTTCCGGGTCATTCAAACCCTTGCCAGAACGCCTACTCGGGCTGGAAAGAGGTGGTTCAATTCGGCGGCGAGGGCAGAATGCTTTTCAGCCTGCGGATCCACGGCCAAATGCTCTTGCGTAGAGCGATTCGATATACCGCACCTCGTCCTCCGTCAGCGCGCTGAATTCCTTGTCTCGGGCACGCTTGGAGAACGAACCATCGTTTTGCTGCAAGAATCTGAACAAGAGGTCGAGAGTTCGATCAGGCATATCAATATAAGCCTCCACCTTGCTGCGGAAGGCATCATATCTGCGCAGAAAATCCGCTTCCTGTGGGAGGTCTTCCTCGATCGTTTTCTGCACGCATTCGTACAGAAACTCTGCATGCAAGGTTGCGTCGAAGAATCGGTAGTAGTCACCTGTATCGTTCAGCACCTCAACATTGTTGCGCTCGGTCGGCTCCCATTCGATGAGCGGCAGAAGGCGTCTGGAGTAGCTTTCCAATACGTCGCGATAGTCGTCGATCCGTTCCAGGATGGCCGACGAAACCGGGAAGACCACGCCGGGCGGGTTGAACCCGCGCTCAGCGAGAACGTGGTGGATTAGATAGCGGTGAATTCGTCCGTTGCCATCATCAAACGGATGGATATACACAAAGCCGAAGGCCAGCGCGGCGGCAGCAATGACCGGATCCAACTGCTGCGCAGGCCCTCGATCGAAGTCGCTCATCCCCCGAATCAGGCCAAAGAGATCATCAGGGCGGGCGCTGATATGTTCCGGTAGCGGCACTTGAGTGACACGATCATGCTCGCCGACGAATCCACCCTCACCTCGTATTCCCATGCTCACGAACCGTGCGTCTCCGATCACGATGCGCTGCAGACGCTGAAGCTCATCAATATCGATAGGTCTCTGGCCGGCTTCGCCAGTCGCACGGCCCCAGCGCTGGATTCGGTCTTGGGGCGCGCTCTCGCCCTCAATGGCGTAGCTTGAGCGAGAGTCCTTAAGAAGCAGGAATGCAGCCGTGCGGGCGAGAATGTCGCGTGGCACATCGGCCATCACAGCGCGGGCCTTCTCTGCAAGATCCTGCGCCGTGAACGCCTCAAGCACCTCAGTACGAAACACAAGTGGGCAGAAGTTGGGCGTGCCCGGCATGTTGTTCTTCACGCGATATCTGGATTCGTTGCGCTCCTCGCCACCGAATTGGATATCGGGATCAACAGCCAGCACGTATCGACCATCGGACGCGTCTGGCAGATCCAGAGTCTCGCCAGTCAGCCATTCGTAGAGAAACCAGATCCTACGTGCGTAGACACCCGTAGGTGTTTCGCGAACCCATGCCTCCAGAGGCTCAGGACCCGTGGTGAGGAATAGTCGCTTCAGGACTGCGAGATCCAACCCTTCGTACTTAAGAGCAAATGTCAGGTGGCCTTCCAGGCTGACTTGCGGGGCATGGCGAGGTGTAAGAATTCGCCACCCATCCTGATCGAGGATTCGATGACGCTTGCCCGTCGCAAAAAGCTTTCTGGGCAGAGGCACTGCAAGGCCATAGGCATCAATCAGCGCAGCATAGCCGGCCGGCGTAGCAGCCTCAGGAAGCCGTTGCTCCTGAAAAGCCGTCACTGCATCTGAAAATCGAACTTTATGAGCCCCCGCCATGAAAAACGCACCTTTTCTCTGAAATCCAACCACTTTTATTTTCCAAACCTGAAAAACGATCCTATCATCTGAAAAACACTCCTCAAAGAACATTTTTCATGAAAAGTGGTTTTTCAGACCCCAATGTAGCTGCTAGTTGTTGGCAATATTTGAGAAGAAGTGCCCCTTGTGCCCCCAGAGTGGAGAATCGCCGCTTTTGGGCTAACCGATAAAGCCAGCAAATAATTGATTTTAGGGGATTTAAAATGGCGCCGGCTGGAGGATTGCTGCGCCCGCTTGGCGTGCTTGCCCTTCGGGCTGTCGCTGACGCTCCAGCGATTGCGCACAGAGCGCGCAAGTCGAACCCGATTATTCATTATCGGGGGTTCGAATCAGTGCAAGTAGGCGCCGAGTCGAAAACTGGCTGTTCGGCGGTCAATCGAAAATGGTGCCGGCTGGAGGATTGCTGCGGCCGCTACGCGGCCTTGCCCTTCGGGCTGTCGCTGACGCTCCAGCGATTACGCGCGATGCGCGCAAGTCGAACCCGATTGTTAATGGTCGGGGGTTCGAATCAGTGCAAGTAGCTCTAATCTCAGACGCTGCCATTGTCTTGGCAGACAGAAAAATGGTGCCGGCTGGAGGATTCGAACCCCCGACCCACTGATTACAAATCCTGCGTTTTCCGGACCAGTAACGCGCGAGGAAATACAACGCGAAACTCTAAAGCCCATGTTTTACTAAGGATATGAGGCAATAACGTCCAACAATATCCATTGACAGCTTGCGCGAAGTAGTCGCATAGTAGTCGCATTCTCCCGCAAGAAGACCCGCCGGTGACTACTTCGAAACGCAAGACCCGAACGCTGACAACCCGAACCGTCGATGCCCTGAAGCCCAGGCAAGCCGCGAGCGAGCCACTGGGCTATGGCGCTGGCGCGCTCGAAGCCCAGGGCCGGCAAGGCGGGGCCCGCTATTTCTTTCGCTATGGCAAGCCACAACGCCGGGTGGCGTTGCCTGACTACAACGGACAGGGCCACCCCCTGAGCCTGACCGAAGCGCGCACAAAAGCCCGCGCCTTATCTGCCCGCTTTCTGGAATTGCGAGCCGAGGGCCGCGATTTGCTTGAAACGCTGGAAGCCGAAAAACTGGCCGCCGAGAGGGCCCGGAAAGCCGAACGCCGCCAAGCCGAAGAATACGATGCGAATCCGATCACCTTCGGGGCGCTGATGGCCGCCTATATCGAATGGATGGAACAGGGCGGCAAGGTGAGCGCCTACGATGCTGGCAATACGATTGGAAACCATATCGAGCACCACGCAGAACAATGGAACAAGCCCGCGAAAGAGCTGACCCTTGATGATGTGCTGGCGATCCTGGAACCCCTGACCACCGCCGGCAAATTGACCACTGCCCGAAAGGTACGCGCCTACATTCGCCGCGCCTACGCACTGGGCCTTCGGGCAAAGACAAGCGCGCAAGCCAGTGCATTTCGCCGCTTCCAGATCAGCCACAACCCGGCCGCCGATACCGCCCCCATAGAAGGTGCAAATAATTCCCGGGATGTTGCGCTGAGCCTGTCGGAACTACGAGCCGTCTGGAAACGCGCAAACCGCCCCGATGAACCCGCCGGGCCGCTAGTGCGAACTTATCTGCTATTGGGCGGACAGCGCTTCGAGCAGTTGCGCCGAGCAACGGTGGCCGATGTTGCCGACGAACGGTTAACCCTGTGGGACCCGAAAGGCAAGCGAACGCAACCGCGCCGCCATGTGGTGCCAATCCTGCCCGAAGCTCAGGCCGCGATTGATGAAATGCGGGGGGCGAAGCTGGGGCCGTTCCTGGTGACACTGACGCAAGGGGAAAGCGGGGCCGATAGAAGCAAAGTCGGAAAGCAGGTCAAGGCGATGGCGCGCCGTATGGTAGAGGCTGGCGAGATAACCAAGCCGTTTACACTCGGGGCTTTGCGCTCAACCGTCGAAACCCAGTTAGCGGCTGCCGGTGTGCAATCCGACACGCTTGCACAACTACAAAGCCATGGGTTATCCGGGGTGCAGTGGCGTCACTATAACCGTCACGACTATTTTGCCGAAAAGCTGGCCGCACTCGAAAAACTGCGAGACTTGATGACACAAGCGCCGGCGAAGGTGTCGAGCCTCGACGAAGCGCGAAAAGCGGATAGGCGCGCCTGAACTTCAAACATTCAACAACACAGCGTGCTCAATGAAGATGCTCAGAACAACAGAGCACCCTACCCCATAGGTTCTTCCGGCGAGCCCCGAACAGCGGGTATCTGGGAGCGCGCCCACCGCCTATTTATGACTCAAAAGCTGACGGCCGGTTGTTGTTGCGGCCATCCCCTACTCACTACCCGACTGACACGAGACCCTAGCTTGGTCGGGACCGAACGGCATCACACAATATATGGCGCTATACTGCGGTCACCGGCACAAGATATTGTGATCCCCGTCATGCCGCTACTGGATAAAGGAACAGGCAGCGGGTATCCTAAGCCGGCTTGCGGTAATCCCGCAAAAAGCGAAGCCCCGGACGTTGCAGCGCCCGAGGCTTCAGAAATGCAGCTTGAGAGTCGCTGCGGTCTTGCACAAAAGCCGGGCAGAAGCCCGGCAGGTAAAAAGGAATCGGTTTGAATAGCGCAATAACATTCGCTATTACGGTTGACACGGTAAACCTTGGTTTACTCCCCTGTCAAGCTCCGCTTTACCTTCCGCCCCGACTTTCTCGCTGCTCTACGTCACTCTCAAAAAGAGGAAACAAAGAGCAATGCAAAGTCCAAAATCACTCCCGACCACCGGATTTCTTCGACTCCCACAAATCATTGGGGAACCCGCCGGCACCGGCTTGGTACCAGTCTCTCGGGCCACTTGGTATAGCTGGATCAAGCAGGGCCACGCTCCCGCCCCCTTAAAGATTGGCCCACGCGCCGCCGCTTGGAAGGCTGAAGAAATTCACGCCTTCATCAAGCGCCTGCATGAAAGCGCGGAGGCTTAATTATGATTTCAGGAAAGCAAAACCCCGCCGATCGGCGGGGTCAGGAGAGTTGTGCGCTTAGCTGGCCGGCTGGGCACTCAATCAATTATACCGCCTTCCGTGATGCCATAGTCGCCGCCGGGCTGGAGCCCCCCACCCATATCGAGTCGGGCCGGTGGATCCGATTTCCAGGCAGGGGTAAGGGCCGAGACAATCGCGCGGGCTGGTGCTGGCTAGCGCCTCACGAGCAGGCCGGGGCTTTCGGGTGCTGGGCTAGCGGGCTTTCAGAAACCTGGCACGCTGAGCGCCACCACTTCACGCTTGAGGAACGCTCCGCCTTCGGACGGCAAATCACCGAAGCGAAGAAACGGGCCGAACGCGAAAAGGTGCAAACCTGGAACAAAGCCGCCGCCCGCGCCCTCGACATCTGGCATCAGGCGCAACCGGCAAGCCCGGACAATGCCTACCTGAAGCGCAAAGCAGCAGCCCCGTACTGTGCCCGGCAATCAGGGCAGCGGCTGGTGCTGCCGATTGTCGGATGGGATGGGCAGTTATCAAGCCTTCAGTTTATCGGACCGGATGGCGAAAAGCGGATGCTTAAGGGGGGCCGCAAGCGGGGCCGATTCATTCCGGTGAATGGCACGCGCGGGGCCAGCCGGATCCTGATTGCGGAAGGATTCGCCACCGCCGCGACGCTGGCCGAAATCGAACCCGAAGCCCTGACGCTGGCCGCCCTTGATGCGGGCAACCTTGAGGCGGTGGCGGTGGAAGCGCGCAAGCGCTGCCCGGCCGCTGAAATCATCCTGGCCGCCGATGCTGACGCGGTGGGCACTGCAAAGGCGCGCGCCGCTGCAATTGCTTGTGCTGGCCTAGTGGCGGTGCCTGAGTTCCCGCCGGGTGCCAAAGGTTCCGACTGGAACGACTTAGCCGCCCTTCAACGGCAAGGGGGCACGCCATGAGCGCCGCTATTCAGCAAGCCCTAACCGATGCGCGCCCGGTGGACTGGCCTGAGGCTGAGCCGCTGCCCGATGGGCTACCCGATGTTCCGACAATTGATGAAGCCCTACTACCCGCAACCCTAAAGCCATGGGTGATGGATATTGCCGAGCGCGTTTCCTGCCCGCCGGATTTTCCGGCCGTCGGGGCAATGGTGTCGCTAGCTGCGGTGGTGGGCCGGCAAATCGCAATAAGGCCACAGCGCCAGGATGACTGGACGGTAGTTCCGAATCTATGGGGCGCGATTGTGGGCCGGCCGGGGCTGCTGAAAACGCCAGCGCTGGCCGAAATGCTCAAACCCCTTTACAGGCTGGAAGTTGAAGCGCGCGAACAATTCGAACAGGCGGTGAAAGAACACGAAGCGGATAAGATGGTATCTGCACAAGCCCGCAAACACGCCGAAGCCGAGGTAAAAAAAGCCGTGCGGGCCGGCAACCGCGCTCGGGCTGGTGAACTGGCTCTGAGCGCTTTGCAGGATGAACAGGAACCGCCCACACGCCGTCGATACGTCACTCAGGATGCAACGCCCGAAATGTTGGGCGCACTGCTGGCGAGCAACCCGCGCGGGCTGCTGGTATTCCGCGATGAGTTAACGGGCTGGTTTGCGAATCTGGAGCGGGAAGGAAACGAATCCGCACGCGCGTTCTATCTCGAAGCCTGGAACGGAACTGGCCGCTTTACCTTCGACAGAATAGGCCGGGGCACGGTGGATATTGAAAGCGCCACTGTGTCGGTTCTAGGCGGTATCCAGCCTGGCCCGCTTGCCGCTTATGTCCGGCAAACCATGGGCAACACGAAAGGCGATGACGGGCTGTTACAGCGCCTTCAGGTTGTGAGCTGGCCCGACGCCCCGAAGGACTGGCGAAACGTCGATAGATGGCCCGACAGTGACGCCCGCAACGAAGCCCATACCCTGTGGCAACGCTTAGACGAAATCAGGCCCGAACAAATCGGGGCGGACACTGACGCCCGCTTACCTTTTCTTCGGTTTGATGACGAAGCCCAGGACGCCTGGTGCGAATGGCGCGAGCGCCTAGAAACCCGACTAAGGGCCGGCAATGAAGCGCCCGCCTTCGAATCCGCGCTAAGCAAGCAACGCTCACTGGTGCCGAGTATTGCCCTATTGATTCACTTAGCCGACAACCCCGAAGGCGGGCCTGTCACGCTACGGGCTGCGCTTCAGGCGATGGCATGGGCCGAGTACCTGGAAGACCACGCCCGGCGACTGTATGCGCCCGCGCTGTTTCCTGAAGCCCAGGCCGCCAAAGCGCTAGGGGCGCGAATCCAGGCCGGCGAATTGCCCGCAACCTTCAGCGCCCGGGACGTATACCGCAAAGGATGGACGGGGCTTGATAGGGCGGCCGTTGATATGGCGCTGCCCTACCTGATCGAATCGGGCTGGCTGCAGTGCAGGGACGTTGAAACCGGGGGCCGCCCGAGTCTGGCTTATGACATTAACCCGGGCTGCCGGCGATGAGTTACGCGGAAGCCCTGGAACGGCTGAAAAAACTTCCAGAAACCCCGCCCCGGGTACTGCCAAAACCGACAAATACCCCTTTTGGCAGTTTTGGCAGTAGGCGGGTGGGCCATTCTGAAAAAATCACGCCGGGCAAATCCGCCCGGCTGCCCACGCCCGAGCCTGCCCCGAAACGCGCCCGAATGGAAAACCCGATATCCGCCCCGGTGCTGACCCTGGTGCGTTGCGGGCAGTGCCAGCACTTCGAGCCAAACCCAAACAGCCCCGCGCAAGGGCTGGGGCGTTGCAGAGTCGGCGCGGAAGGTGAATCGCCGCCATGGCCAAATGCACTCCGCCTCTGCCATGCCTGGAACTCCTCAGAAGCCGCGCTGCTGGAATTCTGCCAGGACGCAACCTCAGGCACTCATGTGGAACCAAAGGCGCTTGCTGATTGGCTAAGGCGGCAAGATGACCCGGGATGGATGCACCCTCCAGCTATTGAGCACTGGGTTAAGCTGATCGCTGCTCGAGGACTCCCCAACAGGTGAGAGAACCTGAGCTCCGGCACAGGGGCCGCTTCCTAAAGGGGGCGTCCCTTGGTTAAGCCGGAACTGAACCCCCACTGTTAGACAGAGCTATCCTGAGCACATAAACTCCGCTACTGGCGTTGCAGTGGAGATTCAAAGTGCCTAAGTTTTCATTCCCTCTTGTCATTCTGCTTTTTATCCCGAGCCCTTCGATTGCTCAACAAGCCTGGGAAGCCCTCTGGGATGGGTCGACAATTAGCGTAGACACCGCACATGAGTATCATCCAAGCGAAATGCGGCTCAGTAATGGCGCCACGATTCGCGGCTCAAAGTGGTCTGAATTTCTCGAAGATTTCGTTTTGTCATTGCCCGAACAACAACGAGACCCAGTAATCGATGGGCTTAGTCGACACTGGGTCGAATTCGACCGGATGGACCGCGTAATCCGCTTTGAGCCAATTCGGCTCATGTCTGGGCCGTACTCGCGCAAGTCGCATATCGCTGCGGTTGGGCAGATAACGGAAAATCGAGTCACAGGGGCGCTGAGAATCCGCTACTACGGCCGGAACTGGATATTCGCCAATCGGGTCGACATCAGAGTAGATGATTGGACCACTTCCATAACGCCGAATTTCCGACGCAACAATGCTGCCGGGTATGTTTGGGAAACCGTCAATTTTCCGCTCTCGCTGCCAGAAACTCGTGAACTGATAACCCGGATCACCAATGGAGAAGAAGCTTTAATCAGATTCCGTGGCGAGCGAGGCTACTCTGACCTCGAGGTAACAGCGGCTATGAAAGTGGACCTGGCTGCGATCCTAACGATGATCGAAACACTCGAAAATTGACGGATGAATGAAGGGAAAGCCTATCCGCATCCCAATTACTCCCCGCTGCGGCTCAATTTTTGACACATCTACGCGCGCGGGGAATCCTTCAATAACTTGAATCCGGATTGACCGACGGGAGGAGGTTGAGCATTTAGTTTGCTAGCCACCCCAGTCATTCTTAGCTCCGAGGCGACGCGCTTCCGCTTCCGATTAATTTAAAACCTGCGAGAATCACTCAGGACCTCAAATCGGATACCCACGAGCGCTGCTTTACGGCAGCAGGCTCAGCTAGCGTGATTAGGAAATAGACCTTTAACGACCGCCAAAACCAATCCAATAGCACTGACGGCAGTAGAGCCGACCAAGACTATCAAAACATTATCCGGCAATTCGAACCCACACAAACTCCATCCGCTAGCAACGAGGAGAAGAAAAACACATGCTGAGTAACCGATTAGAAACCTATAAACCCAGCTAGCATATCTAAAACGGAGCTCTCGGTTCGCTTCAATGTCTTGATTTGCTTGGATGATCGAGTCAGTCTTGGCGCGTTCTCTGCGTTCATCCTCGGTACTGAAAGCCGCCTCCGCCTCTTCCTCAGGCGTAGGAGTTTCATCCAGATGAATCTTGCTCAAAACCTAGCCGCCCGATTGTGCAGCCTGCGCAGCATGCGCCGCTCTCTTATTCGCTCTACCAGACTCACGCTCAAAAATCGATGAAAATTCTTCGAATATGTACTGGTCAGGAATTTGAGTATCCAGCTCCACTAAAAAATCGTTCTCTTGAGCGACTCGATACCAAGGGGTGCCTGGCTTGTGAGTAAGATCGGAGAGCGCGAAACTGGTCAAATGGCCGTATCGGTTCCAAATCCAACCAACGAGCTTCTGTGTGTCGGTGTCTCCAGGTTCGACCAAATCGGGCTCAAGAAACGGATTTCTGGCCTGCGGCTCCATAATCGCCGACCGTCCAAAAATCTTTAGCGCGTGGTACAGCTCTGGAAAAACTGGCCCATGCCTCCAAATTTCCGGATGATCAGCCGTCAACCGCTTACCCGCCAAACCAGCGTAGGCCAGCCACCACCCATAAGCGCAGTAGACGAGCTTTTGCAGCTTCATGTGCTCAATACCTTTGCTCCGACCATAGTTGTCGATAAAGGTATTTGCGATGGCTAGGGAAGAATATGGAATTGACATAGTTTGGCCTCCTCACGGACCAGTCGGCATTAATTATACCCGCAAGGCCCGAAAATGAATAATGAGCGAGAACCCTTACAAAATAAAGCTTCGAAGCGAAAGAGCTTTCTAGTCCAGTCGTCCTCGAAAAATATCGAAGTAGTCGCGTAGTAGTCAACTCAAGAGCAAAATCGTTCCATTCAACAGAATCGCCAAGACCGCTGTTTCTTTAAGCTACTGATAACAATAAGTTTAAATGGTGCCGGCTGGAGGATTCGAACCCCCGACCCACTGATTACAAATCAGTTGCTCTACCACCTGAGCTAAGCCGGCACTGGGTGCAAGAAGAATTTCCCCTGAAGTCGGGATTGTATTCCAATCACGGAGTCGTTGCGGCTTCGCAGCGCAGCGGAGATGAAGCGACGGCGGAGTTCCGAAACCGCTCTACCACCTGAGCTAAGCCGGCACTGGATCACTGAGGAAAGTCCCCGACCTTGGGATTGTATCGAATCATGGAGTCTTTGCGGTTTTCGCCGGAGGCGAAAGAAGCGAAGACGGAATTCACTTCCCGCTCTACCACCTGAGCTAAGCCGGCACTGGATGCATGAGGAACTAGCAGAGATCACTGATTTTATTCGAATCACGAAGCCGTTGCGGCTTCGGAGCGAAGCGGAGATGAAGCGACGGTGGAGTTCAAAAAACCGCTCTACCACTTGTCCCAGAAGGCGAGAAGCCCTCTACACGGTGCTTCCGAACTCAGCGGGCTGGCAGAAGCAGTCCGTCAAGCCGCTGAAAACTCCCTCAATCCCTTACTAGTCCCACTCCCAACCCCAAACCCGCGAGCGCGGTGGCCCGTCGTTCGGCCAGGGGTCGCGGGCACAGCCAAGAAGCCACCAGCAACAATCAGCCTCCAAACTCAGTCCAATACACCCCGAAACACCACGCGCCAAGAACCCCATTCGATGGCACCCAGGCTTCTCCTCACCAGCAGCCAACGCCACCGCCGTTCGACCCCTGGCCGAACGACGGGCCACCGCGCTCGCAGCCTTGCACTAAACTCCCTCCCCATGGATATGATCGACATCGGGTGCAATCTCACCCACGACAGCTTCGACAAGGACCGGCCCGAGGTGATCGAGGCTGCCCGGGCCGTGGGCGTGACCCAGATGGTCGTCACCGGCGCCTCGGAAGATGGCAGCGTCAAGGCCCTGGAACTGGCAAGGCAATGGCCCGGGATCCTCAGCGCCACGGCCGGCGTGCATCCGCACCTGGCCGCGGACTTCAGCGCCGACACGGCCAGTGTCCTGGCCGAGCTGCACCGCGACGAGCGCGTCGTGGCCGTGGGCGAATGCGGCCTGGACTATTTCCGGGATTTCTCGCCCCGCCCGGCCCAGCGCCGCGCCTTCGAGCGCCAGCTGGAGCTGGCCGTGGACTGCGGCAAGCCCGTTTTCCTGCATCAGCGCGAAGCGCACGAGGACTTCATGGCGATCCTGAAGGAGTTTCGATCTTCTCTGGGCGCCCTGGTCGTGCACTGCTTCACCGATACTCGCGAGGCGATGCTGGACTACCTGGCCCTGGACTGCCACATCGGCATCACCGGCTGGATCTGCGACGAGCGCCGAGGGCATCACCTGAAGGACTTCGTGCAGGAGATTCCGGCCGATCGCCTGATGATCGAGACCGATGCGCCCTACCTCAAGCCGCGCAATCTTCGGCCCAAGGTCAAGAGCCACCGCAACGAACCCCAGTGGCTGCCCTGGATCGCCGGTACGGTGGCCGCCTGTCGCGGCGTCAGCCCGGTCCGATTGGCCGAGGAAACCACCGCAACGGCCCGCGCCTTCTTCGACCTTTGAGACTCGACGCGAAGCGGGGGCCGACGGCCCCCGCCTCTTCCTTCCATCGGTCGAGGGGCAAGTCGCCGACTCAACCGGCGCTGGCCCGCTCCTCGATGAGGACCGTTGAGCGCCGGGTCATGCGCCGGCTTCCCCACCACAGCCGCAGGATGAACAGGGCCAGGGTGACGCCGCCAGCGGCGAAGACGATGTCGCCGGGCACGCGCAGCCAGACCATCGCCCGCATCCAGGCTGAATGGATGACCTCCGGCGACCGGGCCAGCCAGAGCCCTTCGCTGACCGACCAGTAGGCCTGGTAGATCCCTGCCGGCAGGAGCGAGAAGAAGACCATCGCGAACAGGCCCGCATTCAGCAGCCAGAAGGTCTGCTTGAGCAGCCGATCGTTCCAGGCCCGGTCACGGGTCATGCCGCGCAGGCAGAACAGCATCAGACCGATGCCGAGCAAGCCGTAGACCCCGAACAGCGCCGAATGACCATGCGCGGCGGTCGTGTTCAGTCCCTGCACGTAGTAGAGGGAGATCGGCGGGTTGATGAGAAAGCCGAGCAGGCCGGCCCCGACCAGGTTCCAGAAGGCAACCGCGACGAAGAACAGGATCGGCCACTTGTAGCGCGCCACCCAGGGTGCGGCCTTGCGCAGGCGGTAGTTTTCGTAGGCCTCGAAACCGATCAGTACGAGGGGAACCACTTCAAGGGCTGAAAACACGGCACCAACGGCGATCACCGATGTCGGCGTGCCGGCAAAGTAGAGATGGTGAAGCGTGCCCAGGATGCCCCCGAACAGGAACACGATGGTCGCGAACAGTACCGCATCGGTGGCCAGGCGCGCGCGGACCAGACCGAGGCGCGTGAACAGCAGCGCCACGGCCGCGGTCGCGAACACCTCGAAGAAACCCTCGACCCAGAGGTGGACCACCCACCAGCGCCAGTAGGTAACGATGGACA
Coding sequences:
- a CDS encoding toprim domain-containing protein, which produces MQTWNKAAARALDIWHQAQPASPDNAYLKRKAAAPYCARQSGQRLVLPIVGWDGQLSSLQFIGPDGEKRMLKGGRKRGRFIPVNGTRGASRILIAEGFATAATLAEIEPEALTLAALDAGNLEAVAVEARKRCPAAEIILAADADAVGTAKARAAAIACAGLVAVPEFPPGAKGSDWNDLAALQRQGGTP
- a CDS encoding Fic family protein; this translates as MFFEECFSDDRIVFQVWKIKVVGFQRKGAFFMAGAHKVRFSDAVTAFQEQRLPEAATPAGYAALIDAYGLAVPLPRKLFATGKRHRILDQDGWRILTPRHAPQVSLEGHLTFALKYEGLDLAVLKRLFLTTGPEPLEAWVRETPTGVYARRIWFLYEWLTGETLDLPDASDGRYVLAVDPDIQFGGEERNESRYRVKNNMPGTPNFCPLVFRTEVLEAFTAQDLAEKARAVMADVPRDILARTAAFLLLKDSRSSYAIEGESAPQDRIQRWGRATGEAGQRPIDIDELQRLQRIVIGDARFVSMGIRGEGGFVGEHDRVTQVPLPEHISARPDDLFGLIRGMSDFDRGPAQQLDPVIAAAALAFGFVYIHPFDDGNGRIHRYLIHHVLAERGFNPPGVVFPVSSAILERIDDYRDVLESYSRRLLPLIEWEPTERNNVEVLNDTGDYYRFFDATLHAEFLYECVQKTIEEDLPQEADFLRRYDAFRSKVEAYIDMPDRTLDLLFRFLQQNDGSFSKRARDKEFSALTEDEVRYIESLYARAFGRGSAG
- a CDS encoding TatD family hydrolase; translation: MDMIDIGCNLTHDSFDKDRPEVIEAARAVGVTQMVVTGASEDGSVKALELARQWPGILSATAGVHPHLAADFSADTASVLAELHRDERVVAVGECGLDYFRDFSPRPAQRRAFERQLELAVDCGKPVFLHQREAHEDFMAILKEFRSSLGALVVHCFTDTREAMLDYLALDCHIGITGWICDERRGHHLKDFVQEIPADRLMIETDAPYLKPRNLRPKVKSHRNEPQWLPWIAGTVAACRGVSPVRLAEETTATARAFFDL
- a CDS encoding helix-turn-helix transcriptional regulator, yielding MQSPKSLPTTGFLRLPQIIGEPAGTGLVPVSRATWYSWIKQGHAPAPLKIGPRAAAWKAEEIHAFIKRLHESAEA
- a CDS encoding tyrosine-type recombinase/integrase, which encodes MTTSKRKTRTLTTRTVDALKPRQAASEPLGYGAGALEAQGRQGGARYFFRYGKPQRRVALPDYNGQGHPLSLTEARTKARALSARFLELRAEGRDLLETLEAEKLAAERARKAERRQAEEYDANPITFGALMAAYIEWMEQGGKVSAYDAGNTIGNHIEHHAEQWNKPAKELTLDDVLAILEPLTTAGKLTTARKVRAYIRRAYALGLRAKTSAQASAFRRFQISHNPAADTAPIEGANNSRDVALSLSELRAVWKRANRPDEPAGPLVRTYLLLGGQRFEQLRRATVADVADERLTLWDPKGKRTQPRRHVVPILPEAQAAIDEMRGAKLGPFLVTLTQGESGADRSKVGKQVKAMARRMVEAGEITKPFTLGALRSTVETQLAAAGVQSDTLAQLQSHGLSGVQWRHYNRHDYFAEKLAALEKLRDLMTQAPAKVSSLDEARKADRRA
- a CDS encoding YfjI family protein — translated: MSAAIQQALTDARPVDWPEAEPLPDGLPDVPTIDEALLPATLKPWVMDIAERVSCPPDFPAVGAMVSLAAVVGRQIAIRPQRQDDWTVVPNLWGAIVGRPGLLKTPALAEMLKPLYRLEVEAREQFEQAVKEHEADKMVSAQARKHAEAEVKKAVRAGNRARAGELALSALQDEQEPPTRRRYVTQDATPEMLGALLASNPRGLLVFRDELTGWFANLEREGNESARAFYLEAWNGTGRFTFDRIGRGTVDIESATVSVLGGIQPGPLAAYVRQTMGNTKGDDGLLQRLQVVSWPDAPKDWRNVDRWPDSDARNEAHTLWQRLDEIRPEQIGADTDARLPFLRFDDEAQDAWCEWRERLETRLRAGNEAPAFESALSKQRSLVPSIALLIHLADNPEGGPVTLRAALQAMAWAEYLEDHARRLYAPALFPEAQAAKALGARIQAGELPATFSARDVYRKGWTGLDRAAVDMALPYLIESGWLQCRDVETGGRPSLAYDINPGCRR
- a CDS encoding Panacea domain-containing protein — translated: MKLQKLVYCAYGWWLAYAGLAGKRLTADHPEIWRHGPVFPELYHALKIFGRSAIMEPQARNPFLEPDLVEPGDTDTQKLVGWIWNRYGHLTSFALSDLTHKPGTPWYRVAQENDFLVELDTQIPDQYIFEEFSSIFERESGRANKRAAHAAQAAQSGG